The Niveispirillum cyanobacteriorum genome segment TTGCTAGCGACCTGCGCGACCTGATGCGGGCCAATCCGCACACGGTCGATGTCAATCTCGACTGGACGGAGAAGCTGAAATCCGTACGGCTGGTGGTGGATCAGGACCGGGCACGCGCCCTGGGCGTCACCAGCCAGGATCTGTCCCTGGCCTTGCAGACGGTCATGACCGGCTACACCGCCACGCAGTACCGCGAAGGCATCGAACTGATTGATGTAGTGCTGCGCGCAGGTCAGGATGAACGGGTGGCGTCTGACCGTCTGGCCGAACTGCGCCTGCGCGGCCCCAACGGCCCCGTGCCGCTGTCACAGGTGGCGCGCCTGGAATATGGGTTGGAAGAGGCGATCCTCTGGACCCGGTCGCGTGACCTGACCCTGACCGTCCGCGCCGACCTGAAGGGCAATATCCAGGCCCCGACGGTGGTGGCACAGATCGAATCCGTCCTGGGCCCCCTGCGTGCCAAGTTGCCCACCGGCTACCGGATTGAGGTGGGTGGTGCGGTGGAGGAAAGCGCCAAGGGCCAGGCCTCCATCATGGCGGTCGTGCCCGTCATGCTCGTCCTGATGCTGACGGTGCTGATGGTACAGTTGCAAAGCTTCCAGCGCGTGATCCTGGTCTTCCTGACGGCCCCGCTGGGCCTGATCGGGGTGACCATCGCGCTGCTACTGTTCCAGCAACCGTTTGGCTTCGTGGCGCAGTTAGGCGTGATCGCGCTGGCCGGCATGATCATGCGTAACTCGGTGATCCTGGTCGATCAGATCGAACAGGATATCGCCGCCGGCCATGGCCGTTTCGACGCCATCGTCGATGCCACGGTCCGCCGCGCCCGCCCCATCGCGCTCACCGCCGCCGCCGCCGTGCTGGCCATGATCCCGCTGTCACGCTCCAGCTTCTGGGGGCCCATGGCCATCTCCATCATGGGCGGCCTGATCGTGGCCACGGCGCTGACCCTCTACTCCCTGCCGGCCATGTACGCCGCCTGGTTCCGCGTCCGCGCGGACGAAACGGGCCCGACATCGCCGGGTGGATGGGGTGGGGAGTGAGGAACCGCCTGAAACCGTCCCTCCGATAGCTATTTTCCTGCCTCCCCGACATGCGTCGGGGAGGCCACTTATTGATTTCAATTCGCTATATGGGATCGCCCTACGCTTCGCGCGTCCCCCTCTCCGCCTTTCCTGCCCAGGCCAGGATCGTCAGACCCCCGCAAACCGAGCCGATGAACAACACCCCTCCGAACGACCGGTGAGGGAGAAGCCAGATCAGCGGTAAACTGACCAGAAACCCAGTTGCCGCACCCACGGCAATATGACCACCAAAATTGTCAATCCATGTCCATCGTCGGGACGCAGCCCGACGCAGGAAATGACCGATAGCCAGGGTGGATGCGCTGATCAGCAGGCAGTAACCCACGGTCGATGCCAACATAAAGCACACCACCCTGAGCAGGTCATCCTCTGGATCCATGAAGCCAAGCGCTGCCAGCATGAACAGGGCGAGCATCGGCACCCCGATGGCACTGCCTGCCGTCAGGGCAATCAGTAAACGCCGCCAGGGCACCCTCACCTGAGCCACGGATGCACCGCCCGCCAATGCCGGGCAATATCCACGCGTCGCGCCACCCAGACCTTGTCATGCGCCATGACATGATCCAGGAACTTTTCCAGCCCCCGCACCCGCCCCGGCCGACCGATCAGCCTTGTGTGCAGCCCGACCGACATCATCTTAGGCGCCGTCTCGCCCTCCGCGTACAGCGCGTCAAAGGCATCGCGGGCATAGGTGAAGAAATCATCGCCCTGGTTAAAGCCCTGCGCCGTCCCGAACTTCATGTCATTGACGTCCAGCGTATAGGGGATGACCAGATGCGGCTCTCCCTGACCCGGATAGGTGCCGGGTGGCAGCCAGTAGGGCAGATCGTCATTATAGGCGTCGGCGTCGTAAAGAAACCCGCCCTCCTCCACCACCAGCCGCCGTGTGTTCGGCCCCAACCGGCCCGTGTACCAGCCTAACGGTCGCTCACCTGTCAGGTCGCGGATCGTGTCGATGGCCAGGCGCATATGCTCCCGCTCCACATCCTCCGGCACGTTCTGATAGTCGATCCAGCGCCAGCCATGTGAGGCGATCTCATGCCCAGCCTCCACCATGGCGCGGGCCGCATCAGGATGGCGGGCCAGCGCCATGGCGACAGCGTAGCAGGTGATCTTGATCCCATAGCGGTCAAACAGCCGCATCAACCGCCAGAACCCGGCCCGGCTGCCATATTCATACACGGATTCCACGGACAGGTTGCGCTGTCCCACCAGCGGCTGCGTCCCCACCACCTCCTGCAAATAGGCCTCCGATTGCCCATCCCCGTGCAGCAGGCAATTCTCCCCACCCTCCTCATAATTCATCACGATCTGCACCGCGATGCGGGCATCACCCGGCCAGCGTGGATGCGGCGGATGCGCACCATAGCCGATAAGGTCGCGGGGGTACGGGATGGTCATGCGCCAGAACCTCCTGATCCGTGGCCGGGGTCATTCATGGCGATGATGTCACCGATCGTTTCGCTTGCGCACAAAAAAATCCGTGGCACGATGGGACATGGCCGATGACACCGCACCCGTCCCTGTCCGCCCTACGCCCGCCCTGCTGAACAGCTTGGCCCATGCCGAGTTTGTGCATCTGTTGAGCGGGATATGGGAGGACAGCCCCTGGGTGGCGGAAGCGGCGTTTGAGGCGCGGCCCTTCGCCGACATTGTTGCACTGCACCATGCCATGATACGGGCCGTGCGCGATGCCGGACACCCGGCGCAACTGGCCCTGCTGCGCGCCCATCCCGATCTGGCTGGCAAGCTGGCGCGCGGCGGCGGCCTGACGGCGCACAGCACCGCAGAACAGGCGGGTTTAGGCTTGGACAGGCTCAGCGATGAAGAGTTCGACTGGTTCGACCGGCATAACAGCGCCTATCGCGACCGTTTTGGATTTCCCTTCATCATCGCGGTGAAGGAGAATACCAGGGACAGCATCAAGGCTGCCCTGGCAACCCGGCTGGACAATGATCCCGCCGTGGAAATGAAAACAGCATTGGGAGAAGTCGCCAAAATAGCCAAATTCCGCCTGGAGGGGCTTTTTGGGACATGAGTGATGATGGTTTGGCAGCACTTGCTGCCCAGGTTGCGCGCGACCTGACCCTGCTGGATTATCCCGCCCGGCCCTGGGTGCCGGCGCGCACCCATGCCGACGGCCACGTTTATGACGTGGTGATCGTCGGTGGCGGACAGGCGGGGCTGGCGACCGCCTTCGGCCTGATGCGGGAAAAGGTCGGCAATATCCTGGTGGTCGACCGCAACAAGGCCGGCCAGGAAGGGCCCTGGGTGACCTTTGCCCGCATGATCACCCTGCGCACACCCAAGCACCTGACCGGCCCCGATTTGGGCGTGCCCAGCCTGACGCCGCGCGCCTGGTATGAGGCGCGGTTTGGCACGGACGCCTGGGCCAGCTTGGGCAAGGTGCCCAAGGGGGTCTGGCAGGAATACCTGTCCTGGTATCGC includes the following:
- the puuE gene encoding allantoinase PuuE — its product is MTIPYPRDLIGYGAHPPHPRWPGDARIAVQIVMNYEEGGENCLLHGDGQSEAYLQEVVGTQPLVGQRNLSVESVYEYGSRAGFWRLMRLFDRYGIKITCYAVAMALARHPDAARAMVEAGHEIASHGWRWIDYQNVPEDVEREHMRLAIDTIRDLTGERPLGWYTGRLGPNTRRLVVEEGGFLYDADAYNDDLPYWLPPGTYPGQGEPHLVIPYTLDVNDMKFGTAQGFNQGDDFFTYARDAFDALYAEGETAPKMMSVGLHTRLIGRPGRVRGLEKFLDHVMAHDKVWVARRVDIARHWRAVHPWLR
- the uraD gene encoding 2-oxo-4-hydroxy-4-carboxy-5-ureidoimidazoline decarboxylase, with translation MADDTAPVPVRPTPALLNSLAHAEFVHLLSGIWEDSPWVAEAAFEARPFADIVALHHAMIRAVRDAGHPAQLALLRAHPDLAGKLARGGGLTAHSTAEQAGLGLDRLSDEEFDWFDRHNSAYRDRFGFPFIIAVKENTRDSIKAALATRLDNDPAVEMKTALGEVAKIAKFRLEGLFGT